The Terrirubrum flagellatum nucleotide sequence CCCCGGCGGACGAGGACAAGGCGCGCGATATGTTCGGCTCGCTGAAAGCTCCTGATGTGGTCGCAAATTCGCGCACGGTTCTCGCCGGCTTGAAAGGCCGTAGCGACGCGACCGGCAAGGTCGGCGCGATCGGCTTCTGCTGGGGCGGCGGCCAGGTGAACGCGCTCGCCGTCGCCGACCCCACGCTCGACGCGGGCGTCGCCTATTACGGCGTCCAGCCGAAAGCCGAAGACGTCGCCGCCATCAAGGCGCCGCTGATGCTGCATTATGCCGGGCTCGACGACCGCATCAACGCCGGCATCCCGGCTTATGAGGCGGCGCTGAAGCAGGGCGGCAAGACCTACGAAATCTTCGTCTATCCCAATGTGAATCACGCCTTCAACAACGACACCGGCGGAGCGCGCTACGACAAGCCGGCCGCCGATCTTGCCTGGAGCCGCACGCTCGGCTTCCTGAAGAAAAATCTCGGCGACGCCCCCGCGGCGGGTTGATCCTTCTCCGCTGGGCCAATTGTTCGGGAGGGCGCGGACTTGTTCCGCGCCCTTTCGGTTTTATCTTCCGGCAGAGAAACGGGAAAACAAGGAGGCGCCCATGCCTAGGGGACAGCGCATCGTGCTCGCGCGGCGGCCGGTCGGAGCGCCCGTCGACGGAGATTTCCGGCTTGAAGATTTCGATTTCGGCGCGCCTGCTGACGGCGAGATTCTTCTTCAGACCCTGTTCCTCTCGCTCGATCCCTATATGCGCGGCCGTATGAGCGACGCGCCCTCCTATGCGGCAAAGGTCGAGATCGATCAGACCATCGTCGGCGGCACGGTAAGCCGCGTGCTCGAATCTAAAAACTCCGGTTTCGCCAAAGGCGATCTCGCCCTTTCCTATTCGGGCTGGCGTACGCACGAAGTCAGCAACGGCGCAGGGTTGATGAAACTCGACCCCGCGATGAAACGACCTTCGCTTGCGCTCGGCATGCTCGGCATGCCCGGACATACGGCCTATTACGGCCTTCTTGAAATCGGCGATCCCAAACCGGGCGAAACAGTCTGCGTCGCGGCCGCAACGGGACCTGTCGGCGCGACGGTCGCGCAGATCGCGAAAATCAAGGGTTGCCGCGTGATCGCGATCGCCGGCGGCGCCGACAAGGCCGCCTATGCGCGCGACGTGCTGAAGGCCGACGT carries:
- a CDS encoding dienelactone hydrolase family protein — translated: MMDQQIINLYDRFTHGGMHRRDFMDQLTTLAGGTAAATAALTTLQSNYALAQMVPENDPRLKIETVSFGSGSSAVNGYLARPADAMKRPVILVIHENRGLNPHIKDVTRRMALAGFVAFGADYLTSLGGTPADEDKARDMFGSLKAPDVVANSRTVLAGLKGRSDATGKVGAIGFCWGGGQVNALAVADPTLDAGVAYYGVQPKAEDVAAIKAPLMLHYAGLDDRINAGIPAYEAALKQGGKTYEIFVYPNVNHAFNNDTGGARYDKPAADLAWSRTLGFLKKNLGDAPAAG
- a CDS encoding NADP-dependent oxidoreductase encodes the protein MPRGQRIVLARRPVGAPVDGDFRLEDFDFGAPADGEILLQTLFLSLDPYMRGRMSDAPSYAAKVEIDQTIVGGTVSRVLESKNSGFAKGDLALSYSGWRTHEVSNGAGLMKLDPAMKRPSLALGMLGMPGHTAYYGLLEIGDPKPGETVCVAAATGPVGATVAQIAKIKGCRVIAIAGGADKAAYARDVLKADVALDHKAPDFAEQLKQATPNGIDVYFENVGGDVFKAVFPRLNNFARVPVCGLIAWYNLTDAPPGPDRVPGMMRQILTKRLRIQGFIISDGNKRFRDFQSDMSKWISEGKVAIREDVVDGLANAPRAFMGLLEGRNFGKLIVKMAD